A stretch of the Sulfurimonas sp. HSL-1656 genome encodes the following:
- a CDS encoding ChaN family lipoprotein, whose product MQYFSALFPAVVLTLFLGCSRPDAPLQHTLPQPCRLYDMKQAACISDAALVSRLAPYQVLFVGDHHASTAMHERFAELLTALAGEGRHLLLANEWFVHEDDTLLARYAGGSFEGNFTEAVGWEKKAGYPFASYEPIYGSIRNADGKLYGINMTKAFQKAVSDNNLTAMNDAQRAFFEQLDLNLSAHRSMLAPFFAHCHAKQTGEDAQQCRERMYRVQVAWDSYMGEQSARLATTALQTPDDLLVVFAGAFHMAYGLGVNARFARRSDRPYVTILPVPEGTAAADVGEADYLLFYTPEALPKEKE is encoded by the coding sequence ATGCAATATTTCAGCGCACTTTTCCCCGCCGTTGTGCTTACACTTTTTCTGGGCTGCAGCCGGCCGGATGCCCCGCTGCAGCATACTCTCCCGCAGCCGTGCCGTCTCTATGATATGAAGCAGGCGGCCTGCATCAGCGATGCCGCGCTGGTGTCGCGTCTCGCCCCGTACCAGGTGCTTTTTGTCGGCGACCATCACGCCTCGACTGCCATGCATGAACGTTTTGCCGAACTGCTGACGGCCCTGGCAGGGGAGGGGCGCCATCTCCTGCTGGCCAACGAATGGTTTGTGCACGAGGATGATACGCTGCTGGCGCGCTATGCCGGCGGCAGCTTTGAGGGGAACTTTACCGAAGCGGTCGGCTGGGAAAAGAAGGCGGGCTACCCTTTCGCATCGTACGAACCGATCTACGGGAGCATCAGAAATGCGGATGGAAAGCTCTACGGCATCAATATGACAAAAGCGTTCCAAAAAGCCGTCTCAGACAACAACCTCACCGCCATGAACGACGCGCAGCGTGCCTTCTTCGAACAGCTTGACCTGAACCTCAGCGCACACCGCAGCATGCTCGCACCCTTCTTCGCCCACTGCCATGCAAAACAGACGGGGGAAGACGCGCAACAGTGCCGGGAGCGGATGTACCGGGTGCAGGTGGCGTGGGACAGCTATATGGGGGAGCAGAGCGCTCGCCTGGCCACTACGGCGCTGCAGACCCCGGATGATCTGCTGGTCGTCTTTGCGGGGGCCTTCCACATGGCTTACGGTCTGGGCGTCAATGCCCGTTTCGCACGCCGCAGCGATAGGCCCTATGTCACGATCCTCCCCGTCCCGGAAGGGACGGCGGCGGCCGATGTTGGCGAAGCGGACTACCTGCTGTTTTATACCCCCGAAGCACTCCCGAAGGAGAAAGAATGA
- a CDS encoding MFS transporter — MTREAKSIYGWALYDWANSAYATTVMAGFFPLFFKAFYSAEADATVSTAQLGLANAVSSIIVVLLAPLLGAIADAGGIRKRFLLLFAFLGILMSASLALVGKGQWELAAFVYVLGNIGFMGSNIFYDAFLPSVTTEERFDKVSGLGYALGYLGGGILFAVNVAMVQQPEWFGFPDASAGVKASFVTVALWWALFALPFVFWVKEKRNTRKIGTVTLTVLGYRRLMRTFHKIKHLKGLFLFLVAYWFYIDGVDTIIRMAVDYGMAIGFEAGDLIKALLLVQFVGFPATILVAKLAQMWNTKKAIYLTLGFYVLIAVLAAFMHDVSSFYLLAAMIALVQGGIQAMSRSYYSKMIPAEYAAEFFGFYNFLGKFATVLGPLLIGGVALVTHSSRAGIASVAVFFVIGALLLMLVDEKAVAKEVRGAMR; from the coding sequence ATGACGCGCGAAGCGAAGAGTATCTACGGCTGGGCGCTGTATGACTGGGCGAACTCCGCCTATGCGACCACGGTGATGGCGGGATTCTTTCCGCTCTTTTTCAAAGCCTTCTACAGTGCCGAAGCCGATGCGACGGTCTCGACGGCGCAGCTGGGGCTTGCCAATGCGGTGTCGAGCATCATCGTCGTGCTGCTCGCCCCCCTGCTCGGCGCCATTGCCGACGCCGGCGGTATCCGTAAACGTTTTCTGCTCCTCTTTGCCTTCCTGGGCATCCTGATGAGTGCGTCGCTTGCGCTGGTCGGCAAAGGGCAGTGGGAGCTGGCCGCGTTCGTCTATGTGCTTGGCAATATCGGGTTTATGGGGTCGAACATCTTCTACGATGCCTTTCTCCCCTCGGTGACGACGGAGGAGCGTTTCGACAAGGTCTCCGGGCTCGGCTACGCCCTGGGGTATCTCGGCGGCGGCATCCTCTTTGCGGTGAACGTGGCGATGGTGCAGCAGCCGGAGTGGTTCGGCTTCCCCGACGCGTCGGCGGGGGTGAAGGCGTCCTTCGTGACCGTGGCGCTCTGGTGGGCCCTCTTTGCGCTGCCGTTCGTATTCTGGGTCAAAGAGAAACGCAATACCCGTAAAATCGGTACGGTGACGCTCACCGTGCTCGGGTACCGCCGCCTGATGCGCACCTTTCACAAGATAAAGCACCTCAAGGGCCTTTTTCTCTTCCTCGTCGCCTACTGGTTCTACATCGACGGGGTCGATACGATCATCCGGATGGCCGTCGATTACGGCATGGCCATAGGGTTCGAGGCCGGGGACCTGATCAAAGCGCTGCTGCTGGTGCAGTTCGTCGGGTTTCCTGCGACGATCCTCGTCGCAAAACTGGCACAGATGTGGAACACGAAAAAAGCGATCTACCTGACCCTTGGCTTTTATGTGCTTATTGCCGTTCTGGCGGCTTTCATGCACGACGTGAGCTCTTTCTACCTGCTGGCGGCGATGATCGCGCTGGTCCAGGGCGGTATCCAGGCGATGAGCCGCTCGTACTATTCGAAAATGATCCCTGCCGAGTATGCGGCGGAGTTCTTCGGCTTTTACAACTTCCTCGGGAAGTTCGCGACGGTCCTTGGGCCGCTGCTGATCGGCGGGGTTGCCCTGGTGACGCACAGCTCACGGGCGGGGATCGCATCGGTCGCAGTTTTCTTTGTCATCGGGGCACTGCTGCTGATGCTGGTCGATGAAAAGGCGGTGGCCAAGGAGGTCAGGGGCGCGATGCGCTAA
- a CDS encoding A/G-specific adenine glycosylase — protein MNEDLHTSLLQWYESHGRHTLPWRNTADPYRIWISEIMLQQTQVKTVLERFYFPFLERFPTLPSLASAPLDDVLKQWEGLGYYTRAKNLHKAAQLAAPFMPKSVDGLLALPGIGKSTAHAIAAFAYAIPVPILDANVKRILYRFYGRREADEKTLWNLAEKLFDPVHPYEFNQAMMDIGATLCLPKSTRCEECPFQNACKGAAGDPLHYPAPKKSKSVPVRERHIVVYRHNGNYGLKQRTGRFLHGLWGFHEQTAAPEQGTALDSIVQVYSHFRLEAEVWLCEGYHEELTYFGREEIDALALSGADHKVLKQLSASRP, from the coding sequence ATGAATGAAGATCTTCACACCAGTCTGCTACAGTGGTATGAAAGCCACGGCCGCCATACCCTTCCCTGGCGCAACACCGCCGATCCCTACCGTATCTGGATCAGCGAGATCATGCTGCAGCAGACCCAGGTAAAGACCGTCTTGGAACGCTTCTACTTCCCTTTTCTCGAACGCTTTCCGACCCTCCCGTCCCTCGCGAGCGCGCCCCTTGATGACGTACTGAAACAGTGGGAAGGGCTGGGCTACTATACCCGTGCAAAGAACCTTCACAAGGCGGCACAGCTGGCGGCACCGTTCATGCCCAAGAGCGTCGACGGACTGCTCGCTCTGCCGGGTATCGGCAAAAGCACCGCCCATGCCATCGCCGCCTTCGCCTACGCCATCCCTGTTCCCATCCTCGATGCCAACGTCAAACGTATCCTCTACCGTTTCTACGGCCGCAGGGAAGCTGATGAGAAAACGCTCTGGAATCTGGCCGAAAAGCTTTTCGACCCGGTGCACCCCTATGAATTCAACCAGGCGATGATGGATATCGGGGCCACGCTGTGCCTACCGAAAAGCACCAGGTGCGAAGAGTGCCCCTTTCAGAACGCCTGTAAAGGTGCCGCCGGCGACCCGCTGCATTACCCCGCACCGAAAAAAAGCAAAAGCGTACCGGTACGCGAACGGCATATCGTCGTCTACCGGCACAACGGAAACTACGGGTTAAAACAGCGTACGGGACGTTTTCTGCACGGGCTTTGGGGGTTCCATGAGCAGACAGCAGCGCCCGAACAGGGAACAGCGCTCGACAGCATCGTGCAGGTCTATTCACATTTCAGACTTGAAGCGGAGGTGTGGCTCTGTGAAGGTTATCATGAAGAGCTCACCTATTTCGGGAGGGAAGAGATCGACGCGCTGGCCCTGAGCGGGGCCGACCACAAGGTGCTGAAGCAGCTTAGCGCATCGCGCCCCTGA